One window of Sinorhizobium numidicum genomic DNA carries:
- a CDS encoding lytic transglycosylase domain-containing protein gives MAIFRFFLSKQVLTAAALASVAIASGCSTVEHTSLEELTAVQTVTPLPKPGTEMTAYALPTPDGAATATSAALTAQTTSAPATTTSTTAAQAMAAAVPVTGTATAMTPATDATLAYAAPQTVAIPTAKPGQAFEVAMAAPAAHTLSSTAVSPVAGQSAGVEPDIAPLLGVAAAMESDFDTGEPVGLETLVAKRMIVPTERPRAGVIGSAVGAVASVIPDSLKPSRRPTSSKPELDRLIEYYADLNGIPLELVHRVVKRESNYNPGAYSKGNYGLMQIRYNTAKGLGYDGPPEGLFDAETNLKYATKYLRGAWMVANNQHDGAVKLYASGYYYHAKRKGMLDELDMR, from the coding sequence ATGGCGATATTCCGTTTCTTCCTTTCAAAACAGGTACTTACTGCCGCCGCTCTGGCGTCTGTGGCAATTGCCTCGGGATGCTCCACCGTCGAGCATACTTCGCTGGAAGAACTGACCGCTGTGCAGACGGTCACCCCTCTCCCGAAGCCTGGAACGGAAATGACCGCCTATGCCCTGCCGACCCCGGACGGCGCGGCAACGGCAACTTCGGCCGCGCTGACGGCACAAACGACATCCGCTCCCGCGACAACCACCTCCACGACCGCAGCGCAGGCAATGGCCGCGGCGGTGCCGGTCACCGGCACGGCGACGGCGATGACTCCGGCAACGGATGCAACCCTCGCCTATGCCGCGCCGCAGACGGTCGCGATTCCGACGGCAAAGCCGGGTCAGGCCTTCGAGGTCGCGATGGCTGCGCCCGCTGCTCACACGCTCTCTTCGACGGCAGTTTCTCCGGTCGCGGGACAATCGGCCGGCGTCGAACCGGATATCGCGCCGCTCCTCGGCGTTGCCGCGGCGATGGAATCGGATTTCGATACCGGCGAGCCGGTCGGCCTGGAAACGCTCGTCGCCAAGCGCATGATCGTTCCGACAGAACGCCCCAGGGCCGGCGTCATCGGCTCCGCGGTCGGCGCCGTTGCGAGCGTCATTCCCGATTCGCTGAAGCCCTCGAGAAGACCGACCAGTTCCAAACCCGAGCTTGATCGGCTGATCGAGTATTATGCCGATCTCAACGGCATTCCCCTTGAACTCGTTCATCGGGTCGTCAAGCGCGAGAGCAACTACAATCCCGGCGCCTATAGCAAGGGCAATTACGGCCTGATGCAGATTCGCTACAACACCGCCAAGGGTCTCGGTTACGACGGCCCGCCCGAAGGCCTCTTCGATGCCGAGACCAATCTTAAATACGCGACCAAGTACCTGCGCGGCGCCTGGATGGTAGCCAACAACCAGCACGACGGTGCGGTGAAGCTCTATGCGAGCGGTTATTACTACCACGCAAAGCGCAAGGGCATGCTAGACGAACTCGACATGCGGTAA
- a CDS encoding serine hydrolase domain-containing protein, with protein MKGLPKKLGGSVVAALAAIAGWLAFFPPELLIVGDGYAAKIVCSNVFIAGRDPQAVLAEDVQAPGHPLLKFVSVSVDRNKQMVTARMFGFAAPARAFYRPGLGCTNTRGGSAQALADSARAGDVGVAAASAHDPNVNWPDGSKADIDPTIQTIVEDAGLAGPGIRAIAVIKDGRLVAETYGPGFDRDTPLLGWSMTKSVTGTLVGLRIAEGRMDLARANLLPAWNGDDRAKITLADLLAMQSGLAFNEDYGDVTDVTRMLYLESDMAGFAASKLLEKQPGTRFSYSTGTTTLLSRLWMETFEDPAEALAYPRKALFSPLGMTSAVMETDASGTFVGSSYMYATAQDWARFAEFLLEDGSWKGRALLPKEYVSFMRTPTAASGGDYGSAQIWLQENGIRAGTGNFPPDTFWMLGHDGQAIMLVPSLSLAVVRLGLTPSRTGYDVQKLNARIIEALD; from the coding sequence CTGCTGATCGTTGGCGACGGCTACGCCGCCAAGATCGTCTGCTCCAATGTCTTCATTGCCGGACGCGATCCGCAGGCTGTGCTGGCGGAGGATGTCCAGGCGCCGGGACATCCGCTCTTGAAATTCGTCAGCGTGTCCGTCGACCGGAACAAGCAAATGGTTACGGCACGCATGTTCGGCTTTGCCGCGCCCGCTCGCGCCTTCTATCGGCCGGGCCTCGGGTGTACCAATACGAGGGGCGGCAGCGCTCAGGCGCTCGCGGATTCGGCAAGGGCGGGTGACGTCGGGGTCGCCGCGGCCTCGGCTCATGACCCGAATGTGAACTGGCCCGACGGAAGTAAGGCCGATATCGACCCCACAATTCAAACTATCGTCGAGGATGCCGGTCTGGCCGGGCCAGGTATCCGCGCGATCGCCGTGATCAAGGATGGCCGTCTGGTGGCGGAGACCTATGGGCCCGGTTTCGACCGCGACACGCCTTTGCTCGGCTGGTCGATGACAAAGTCGGTGACGGGGACGCTTGTCGGTCTGCGGATTGCCGAGGGGCGGATGGATCTTGCCCGCGCGAACCTGTTGCCCGCGTGGAACGGTGACGACCGGGCGAAAATCACCCTTGCCGATCTCTTGGCGATGCAGAGCGGGCTCGCGTTCAACGAAGACTATGGCGATGTCACCGACGTCACACGCATGCTCTATCTCGAAAGCGACATGGCCGGCTTCGCCGCCTCGAAGCTGCTCGAAAAACAGCCCGGCACGAGGTTCAGCTACTCGACGGGCACGACCACGCTTCTCTCGCGCCTCTGGATGGAAACGTTCGAAGATCCGGCGGAGGCGCTCGCCTATCCCCGCAAGGCGCTCTTCTCGCCGCTCGGCATGACGAGCGCCGTGATGGAGACGGATGCGAGCGGCACCTTCGTCGGCTCCTCCTATATGTATGCGACGGCCCAGGATTGGGCGCGCTTTGCCGAGTTTCTGCTTGAGGACGGGAGTTGGAAGGGCAGGGCGCTTCTGCCAAAGGAATATGTTTCCTTCATGCGGACGCCGACGGCTGCTTCGGGCGGCGATTACGGATCCGCTCAGATCTGGCTCCAGGAAAACGGCATCCGCGCCGGCACGGGCAATTTTCCGCCCGACACGTTCTGGATGCTCGGGCATGACGGCCAAGCGATCATGCTTGTCCCGTCACTGAGCCTTGCCGTCGTTCGCCTCGGGCTGACCCCGTCGCGCACCGGTTATGACGTGCAGAAGCTGAACGCCAGAATTATTGAAGCACTCGATTGA